One stretch of Clupea harengus chromosome 2, Ch_v2.0.2, whole genome shotgun sequence DNA includes these proteins:
- the p2ry8 gene encoding P2Y purinoceptor 8, with amino-acid sequence MPGNSTIEMDEDTLAFFKNTTASYLISSIYIIVTVVSLTSNGMALWLLLFRTSPKTPTIIFMINLTLSDLAMSTVLPFQIYYLLAGYNWTLGSWSCTLLTVVFYANMYCSILTMTAISIERYLGIVKPMIFREIREKTSYAVVLCSLMWAVVLGILYPLERADLLYEVKELDINTCFDVIRMDQLPSIFHWAALFSVMFLFLFLIPLIVTIFCYVSIICKLVKDDYSSQQKGKIIRLAIIVLFVFVVCFAPNNILLIVHAVSRLFYKKSYYMAYKLSLSLSCINSCLDPFIFYFACKEFRRKLRKMLNMTTLSGADTHVPLNEDLYSMRSQPEEEVLSFSQNGT; translated from the coding sequence ATGCCTGGGAATTCAACCATTGAAATGGATGAGGACACGTTGGCTTTCTTTAAAAACACCACAGCCAGCTATTTGATTTCCTCCATATACATCATTGTCACTGTGGTCAGCCTCACTAGCAACGGCATGGCCCTTTGGCTGCTGCTATTTCGCACCTCCCCCAAGACACCCACAATCATATTCATGATCAACCTCACGCTCTCTGACCTGGCCATGAGCACCGTCTTACCCTTCCAGATCTACTATCTATTGGCAGGCTACAACTGGACATTGGGCTCGTGGTCCTGCACCCTCCTCACTGTTGTCTTCTACGCAAACATGTACTGCTCCATCCTCACCATGACGGCCATCAGCATTGAACGCTACCTCGGCATTGTGAAACCCATGATCTTTAGGGAGATCAGGGAGAAAACCTCGTACGCCGTGGTCTTGTGCTCGCTCATGTGGGCTGTGGTTTTGGGTATTCTATACCCGCTGGAGAGGGCTGACCTCCTGTACGAGGTGAAGGAGCTCGACATTAACACCTGCTTCGACGTGATTCGCATGGACCAGCTCCCGTCCATATTCCACTGGGCGGCGCTCTTTTCCGTCatgttcctcttcctcttcctcatccctctcATCGTCACGATCTTCTGCTACGTCAGCATCATCTGCAAACTGGTCAAAGATGATTACAGCAGCCAGCAAAAAGGGAAAATCATCCGTCTCGCCATcattgtgctgtttgtgtttgtggtgtgcttCGCTCCCAACAACATCTTGCTGATTGTGCATGCAGTCAGCAGGCTTTTTTACAAGAAGTCCTACTACATGGCCTACAAGCTCTCACTTTCACTGAGCTGCATCAACAGCTGCCTGGATCCTTTCATCTTCTATTTTGCATGTAAAGAGTTCCGCAGAAAGCTCAGGAAGATGCTTAATATGACGACACTGAGCGGTGCGGACACTCACGTGCCGCTCAATGAGGACCTGTACTCCATGCGCTCACAGCCAGAGGAAGAGGTCCTTAGCTTTTCTCAAAATGGTACTTAA